Proteins from one Microcaecilia unicolor chromosome 2, aMicUni1.1, whole genome shotgun sequence genomic window:
- the LOC115462037 gene encoding putative nuclease HARBI1, with amino-acid sequence MNRYNKEMDGGFFLAQLDFCPDMQYDLVTDWQGHESWEANPEQPAHVSHRQLPRPRVFRPRLVLEQISDRKFIDDYRLSRAAIYELYQEIREDIDLTTARSHAVPGMVKLLTVLQFLATGTFQHVLGGNSGVDQSTVSRHLTQVLHALKKCVHKHITFPKGEEEQRKIKGEFFTIAGMPNVLGAIDCTHVAFTLPVDQEMQYHNRKMGYSLNVQAVCDANLRIRDVVTRFLGSCHDSYILSNSALGKKFAEGRFPKGWLLGDAGYGCKPWLLTPVPIPRSDAEKRYNESHISTRCTIERTFGVLKSRFRCLHISSGSLQHSLVKFADIMLVCCMLHNITLKHHLDIDIVSLQKWT; translated from the exons ATGAATCGCTACAACAAGGAAATGGATGGTGGGTTTTTCCTGGCACAGTTGGACTTTTGCCCTGACATGCAATATGACCTTGTCACAGACTGGCAGGGACATGAGTCATGGGAAGCCAACCCTGAACAACCAGCCCACGTTTCACATCGCCAGCTGCCCAGGCCACGTGTGTTTCGTCCACGGTTGGTTTTAGAACAAATATCGGACAGGAAATTTATAGATGACTACCGCTTATCAAGAGCAGCTATTTATGAGCTGTACCAGGAAATTAGAGAGGATATTGACCTGACCACTGCTAGATCTCACGCAGTACCTGGCATGGTGAAGCTGCTGACTGTTCTACAGTTCCTTGCAACAGGGACATTCCAGCATGTATTAGGGGGAAACAGCGGCGTGGACCAGTCCACTGTTTCACGACATTTAACACAG GTTCTGCACGCCCTTAAAAAATGTGTCCACAAGCACATAACTTTTCCaaagggggaagaggagcagAGGAAGATAAAGGGTGAATTTTTCACGATTGCTGGCATGCCTAATGTCCTGGGAGCTAtcgactgcacacatgttgccttTACCCTGCCGGTGGATCAAGAGATGCAGTACCATAACCGCAAGATGGGGTACTCGCTGAATGTGCAGGCGGTCTGCGATGCAAACCTTAGGATCCGGGATGTTGTGACACGTTTTCTGGGGAGCTGCCATGACTCCTACATCTTGTCTAACAGTGCACTGGGAAAGAAGTTTGCCGAGGGCAGATTTCCAAAAGGGTGGCTTCTCG GGGATGCAGGTTATGGATGTAAACCATGGCTACTGACCCCAGTACCAATCCCCCGTTCAGACGCTGAGAAGCGCTACAACGAGTCACACATCTCTACTAGATGTACGATTGAGCGTACTTTTGGAGTCCTGAAGAGCAGGTTTCGCTGTTTGCACATTTCTAGTGGATCCCTTCAACATTCCCTGGTGAAATTTGCAGATATCATGCTTGTATGCTGCATGCTTCATAACATCACACTGAAGCATCACCTGGACATCGACATCGTCTCCCTCCAGAAGTGGACATAA